One genomic segment of Sebastes fasciatus isolate fSebFas1 chromosome 17, fSebFas1.pri, whole genome shotgun sequence includes these proteins:
- the sla1a gene encoding src like adaptor 1a isoform X1, whose product MPSQQTSYESHSVSVSLPSGVGSVWRMGNMMRGGNASDKVKTDNSVKGSEEDLLVVLQDYPAREISEPIFLMGEKLRLVAQEAHFWRVRSVQTQKENYIPNSHVAKVYHGWLFEGVERQKAEELLCLPGTRVGSFLVRESATERGLYSLSVKHRIVKHYRIFRLDNSWYYISPRLTFQCLEDLINHYCDFADGLCCALTTPCLSGMTPPLDVSPGAPPVVMRRNFDWKKIDRGQLVSTESCSDNMVSYGVRNSIAAYLSLSGTEDPARTRAHSRKKKSKSVYTVPESGLGNIDYDDDF is encoded by the exons ATGCCATCACAGCAGACCAGCTACGAGTCCCACAG tgtatctgtctctctgccctCTGGAGTCGGGTCCGTGTGGAGGATGGGGAATATGATGAGAGGCGGGAATGCCAGCGACAAGGTCAAAACAGACAACTCTGTAAAAG GTTCGGAGGAGGACTTGCTGGTGGTGCTTCAGGACTACCCGGCACGTGAAATCAGCGAGCCCATCTTCTTGATGGGGGAGAAGCTCAGACTCGTCGCTCA GGAGGCACACTTTTGGAGAGTACGCTCTGTCCAAACACAAAAGGAGAACTACATACCAAACAGCCATGTGGCCAAAGTGTACCATGG TTGGCTGTTTGAAGGGGTGGAGAGGCAGAAGGCCGAGGAGCTGCTCTGTCTACCCGGGACCAGAGTGGGCTCCTTCCTGGTGCGGGAGAGCGCCACAGAGAGAG GTCTGTATTCGCTCTCAGTGAAGCACAGGATCGTAAAGCACTATCGTATCTTCAGATTGGACAACAGCTGGTACTACATCTCCCCACGCCTCACCTTCCAGTGCCTTGAAGATTTGATCAACCACTACTGTG actttGCAGATGGCCTATGTTGTGCGTTAACCACCCCCTGTCTGTCAGGCATGACGCCACCATTAGATGTATCTCCCGGAGCGCCACCTGTAGTCATGCGACGCAACTTTGACTGGAAGAAAATAGACAG GGGACAGCTGGTCAGCACAGAGAGCTGCAGTGACAACATGGTGAGCTACGGAGTCAGAAACAGCATCGCCGCCTACCTGTCCTTATCTGGCACTGAAGATCCTGCACGGACGAGAGCACACAGCAGGAAGAAAAAGAGTAAATCTGTTTATACTGTCCCTGAAAGCGGCCTCGGAAACATTGACTATGATGATGACTTCTAG
- the sla1a gene encoding src like adaptor 1a isoform X2, protein MGNMMRGGNASDKVKTDNSVKGSEEDLLVVLQDYPAREISEPIFLMGEKLRLVAQEAHFWRVRSVQTQKENYIPNSHVAKVYHGWLFEGVERQKAEELLCLPGTRVGSFLVRESATERGLYSLSVKHRIVKHYRIFRLDNSWYYISPRLTFQCLEDLINHYCDFADGLCCALTTPCLSGMTPPLDVSPGAPPVVMRRNFDWKKIDRGQLVSTESCSDNMVSYGVRNSIAAYLSLSGTEDPARTRAHSRKKKSKSVYTVPESGLGNIDYDDDF, encoded by the exons ATGGGGAATATGATGAGAGGCGGGAATGCCAGCGACAAGGTCAAAACAGACAACTCTGTAAAAG GTTCGGAGGAGGACTTGCTGGTGGTGCTTCAGGACTACCCGGCACGTGAAATCAGCGAGCCCATCTTCTTGATGGGGGAGAAGCTCAGACTCGTCGCTCA GGAGGCACACTTTTGGAGAGTACGCTCTGTCCAAACACAAAAGGAGAACTACATACCAAACAGCCATGTGGCCAAAGTGTACCATGG TTGGCTGTTTGAAGGGGTGGAGAGGCAGAAGGCCGAGGAGCTGCTCTGTCTACCCGGGACCAGAGTGGGCTCCTTCCTGGTGCGGGAGAGCGCCACAGAGAGAG GTCTGTATTCGCTCTCAGTGAAGCACAGGATCGTAAAGCACTATCGTATCTTCAGATTGGACAACAGCTGGTACTACATCTCCCCACGCCTCACCTTCCAGTGCCTTGAAGATTTGATCAACCACTACTGTG actttGCAGATGGCCTATGTTGTGCGTTAACCACCCCCTGTCTGTCAGGCATGACGCCACCATTAGATGTATCTCCCGGAGCGCCACCTGTAGTCATGCGACGCAACTTTGACTGGAAGAAAATAGACAG GGGACAGCTGGTCAGCACAGAGAGCTGCAGTGACAACATGGTGAGCTACGGAGTCAGAAACAGCATCGCCGCCTACCTGTCCTTATCTGGCACTGAAGATCCTGCACGGACGAGAGCACACAGCAGGAAGAAAAAGAGTAAATCTGTTTATACTGTCCCTGAAAGCGGCCTCGGAAACATTGACTATGATGATGACTTCTAG